One part of the Lotus japonicus ecotype B-129 chromosome 2, LjGifu_v1.2 genome encodes these proteins:
- the LOC130736406 gene encoding uncharacterized protein LOC130736406, translating to MGLGDRNVNLGQPAIVNNWLYFMSDNYEYSYFGSDRFYLPYVVAYSLHDHTSVLLDLPIDVLQEPFDGKFGVYTWGSRWTSRECLCLVRFINSSFSVWTCVDSTSVIATWVQILHITKDELGLSGESFSLFSMYMEPIRNHYTVVNGDCLIFATKDKIYAYNINSPYPWKFCQVGINETRTNVILVPYSNTFRIVHRGHSSSFKEFLANNLIRR from the coding sequence ATGGGTTTGGGCGACCGTAATGTCAATCTTGGTCAACCAGCAATTGTTAATAATTGGCTATATTTTATGTCTGATAATTATGAATACAGCTACTTCGGATCTGATCGCTTCTATTTGCCATACGTAGTGGCCTACTCACTCCATGATCATACATCTGTCCTGTTGGACCTTCCAATTGATGTTCTCCAGGAACCCTTCGACGGGAAGTTTGGGGTTTACACATGGGGATCTAGATGGACTTCGAGAGAGTGTCTATGTCTCGTAAGGTTTATCAACTCTTCGTTCTCTGTGTGGACTTGTGTAGACTCGACTTCTGTAATTGCTACTTGGGTTCAAATTCTTCATATTACCAAGGATGAACTAGGACTGTCTGGTGAaagtttttctctcttctctatgtACATGGAACCCATAAGAAATCACTACACTGTTGTCAATGGAGACTGCTTAATCTTTGCCACCAAAGATAAAATTTATGCTTACAACATAAACAGCCCTTATCCGTGGAAATTTTGTCAAGTTGGGATAAATGAAACCAGGACAAATGTGATCTTGGTTCCGTACTCCAATACATTTCGGATTGTCCATCGTGGTCATTCGTCTTCCTTTAAAGAGTTTCTTGCAAACAACTTGATTAGAAGATAA